The Brassica rapa cultivar Chiifu-401-42 chromosome A10, CAAS_Brap_v3.01, whole genome shotgun sequence genome segment GATTTGGAAGATGTTGTTTCTAAGTACCACCACGACGGTTTGCTTGTAGCTTCTGCTTCAAAGTCCACCAGCgtctattcttcttcttcttctgaaacTATCCCCTTGGTTACTGGTCGTGGCCATGACGATACCAGTGCTCCAAGTACGCTACCAAATGTTGGTCCTGGTGTTGTTTGCCACAAAGATGTTGAAAGTGAGGAGCAAGTCCAATCTTTAGGAAAGGCTCCAGGACAAGAGCTTGGCAGCTATGATTTCTTTGGAAAGTGTTTTGATGTTCCGATCCTCCCACCACCACAAATTGACTTGTTGCACGTGACAGAGGATGATCTTGCCTCAGTTTTCCCTGCTGTCCCACGAGACGGCGTCGAATCGACTAGAGATTTTTGGCAAAAGCTTGGTTTTCATATGACTTGGAATCAAGCTGAAGATTCAATCACTAGCATTGGTTCACTGAACGCTGCAGAGAAGGGATCATGTTTTCAAGTGGGGACTGGGAGTACACATGATCAGTCGTCAAAGAGTTCAGTGACAAGTGTAAATGGAGATGCTGAAGTAGGTGGTGCATTTAGCTCATCAACTCATggatgtagtgttgatcaccTTGAAGAGATTATCGAATACTCCAAAACTAACAAGGTACTGACACTCTTTAAGCCTGTGATTGATACTGATTACTGAGACATGATTCTTTTTTTCCGTCCTGCAAATGATGTAGAAAACCTTGCTTGCTCTGATGGACTCGGTTACGAGTCTGATGAAAGAAGTTGAACTTGAAGAGAAGGATGCGGAGAAGTCAGAGTTAGAAGCTGCGAGGGGAGGTTTGGATACTCTTGAAAAGGTTGAGGAGTTCAAGAAGATGCTGAAACATGCCAAGGAAGCCAATGACATTGTAAGACTATTAAAATCACCTGTGCTGTTAAAACAGTACTGGTGACTTTTTTTGTAGTGAAAACTAAATTTGCTATGATGTTTTGTAGAATGCTGGAGAAGTATATGGAGAGAAGTCAATTTTGGCAACTGAAGCAAAAGAGCTTGAAAACCGATTGCTCAACTTATCAGAAGAACGAAACAAATCTCTTGCTGTCCTTGTTGAGGCATGTTACGTCTTGATCTTTCACACTGAAGAGAGATTCATCTAATTGTATGTTTTTTTGTAGATGCGTGAAACTCTTGAGATAAGACTAGCGGCAGCATTGGAGATGAAAAAGGCTGCTGAGCAAGAAAAGAAAGCAAAAGAAGACTCTGCACTTAAGGCACTTGCTGAGCAAGAAGCCATCATGGAGAAAGTAGTCCAAGAATCAAAGCTTCTTCAGCAAGAGGCAGAGCAAAACTCCAAGGTAAAAAAACACCGTTACAATAAACTCTACCGATAAAGTTTCTCATTTCCATACTTATTTCCTTTTTGCGGACACTGCAGCTTCGAGAGTTTCTTATGGATCGTGGCCAGGTCGTTGATTCCTTACAGTAAGTCCCATTCTCGACCCacattttaaagatttttcctGCGGATCTCTATAATCTCTGCTTGGTTCTTTGAGCAGAGGAGAAATCTCTGTAATATGTCAAGATGTGAAGCTGTTGAAAGAAAAATTTGACAACAGAGTGTCAATACCAAAAAAAGCAGCCACCTCAAGCCTGACTAGTTCATGCGGATCATCTGTGAGGAGCTTGGTGCTCGAGACTCTTGCTGAGCCGTTGAATGGAATGCTTGAAACCTCCTCAAGCAATAACAAGATCccagaagaggaagaagcatCTTCCACCATGAACAAATTGAAAAATGATTGTAGAGAGCTTCTTGAAGATGGTTGGGACATCTTTGACAAGGAGATTGAACTTTAAGGTGGGGTTGGTGGCTTGGTTCTGAAGGAACGTACATATAGGGTTGGTATTGATATAGAAAACGCTATAACTTGAAAGAATAAAATGGATTTGCGACCATATTTGGATCAGGGATTGTATAAGAGCTATGGATTCTCTATGTGGTTGAAACTCAAACCAGATCACTTATCAGctatggtatatagttttttCTTAGTATTTCAACTCTCATTGTGGTGGTTTGTACAAAGAGAAAAAACTAgcatagcaccaaaccaagtttttgttcttaAAGTAGCATTCAAagctcaaaatcacaaaaataagttttattaaagaggtaaatatacacttatacctttgggttaattaatccaaaccttagagtTAAGAGTTAAGGAGTGAGGTtttagaattagggtttaaaattttataaaaaataaatacaaaaataaaaaataaaattttaaaaacagtttcaaaaaatattttttaactataaaaagaaaatttgaaaaaaaaataaaaaaaaatttcaaaaaaaaaatttcaaaaaaaaaattataaaaatttcgaatctgaaaacatataatctgaatctataaattttttttttcatttttttttattttttattttatttttgtttgtttatttaattttaaaccaagggtattagtgatattttaccttttaatgaatgtcatttttgtgactttttccttttattgctatttttgatacataaacttcaaaaggtgctattattgacaattgcacTAATAAAAACAAGAATTAATTAACACTCTAAATAAGgtatatttgtttatattataaataatgatTTCCTCGGAGTACCATCATTCTGGACAAAACTTAGGTTCACCCCCTtgtgaacctttaaattcacccCACCCTTTACGACCAATCAAATTTTCACaaagattattaattaaaaaacattaaattaaataaaaaaatagttacaaaaaataaaaatactaattttAACGACGCTAACGCTTCCaccaaaaccctaaaccctaaattttaaattctaaaccctataccGTAAATTCTAAACCTAAATCCAaacccctaaacccaaaccctataccctaaaccctaatcatagaccctaaacccaaactctataccctaaaccctaatcctaaattatataccttaaacccaaaaaatagactataaacctaaaccttaaaccctataccctaaacccaagtcttagaccctaaacctaaaccgtaaaccttaacccaaaccctataGCATCTAAGTttggggtttgggtttagggtttaccgtttgggttttaagtctaggatttgggtttaggatataggttttgggtttaggatttacggtttgggtttaggatttaccgttaaatttttgggtttaggatatataatttgagtttaaggtttacggtttgggtttagggtctacgacttgggtttagggtataaagtttaggtttatagtctagtttttgggtttagggtatttAATTTGAGTTTAGGGTATATGATTAGGGTTTATGGTATAGTGTTTGGGTTTAGGggtttggatttgggtttagaatttatggtatagagtttagaatttaagatttagggtttagggtttcgctGGAAGCGTTAGCGTCGTTAAAattagcatttttattttttgtagctattttttgtttaatttaatatttttaattaataatctatgTGGAAATTTGATTGGTCCTAAAGGGTGaggtgaatttaaaggttcaccctagggggtgtgggaaccgaaattcgaactgtcgatttccgtttaaataaggaaactaggaaaactataatttcccagaggacccagatatctgctaataccacacgtcaagcaatcagaacacgagaataacaacgacaaaaataagaaatcgaaaagagagcaaagtagatcttattccgaatctgcgtatgattGTTTACAACAAGgcataagcctgggctcgagagctgtcggcgagattcctagttctagcaaccttaagaaggctaaacctaattgagtcgcagctcgaaataacaaaaacggaaaattgcctaaattgctctaagtgctaagtttgctctgaaaaatcGTCCTCCACGCTCCTCGCCTagaactccttatatactagctccaaggtcggtttacgcttttactattttgcccttaagccgtcatagcataaaaatggagatattccattttttccgatcttcacaattatcttcaaaacttccgtatttatccgcggaaacttgacatttaaccttccttgtggaccaagcgtaaaccgtgatGTGGTTTACgagcttttggttaagaaatcgtaggatgggcctcgagtcgtgttttaggtctctttgggccgtcttccgactcaaagcgtttactacgatttctttcgataaggaacgaactttccgcggtattaatccgcaaagtttgatcgatgatttagaatagcgaaaaaactagactgagctcgctacggtcttcgggagatagcattgaaggtttgacgagagtgcatggactggtgtcatctcgatgtttcggaagagctcggttgctacgcagcgaccgaactttggctcgagcccggtcgctacgtagcgaccgagcgagacggacgctcggtcgctaccaAGCTTTGGTTCAAGctcggtagctacgtagcgactgaaaaatataattccgtcgtgaccgtttttgaccccaacatggGGTGAACCTAAGTTCTGTCCATTCTTTTAATGAACACTTATTttaatattccattttttttcaAGAATTATTTGATTGGCTTTGAAAATTAACGGCTTAATCATCTTCATTAATGgtgattaaaatttaaataatgtaagaACGAATATACAAAGTTGAGGAGAACGACAAAAGTATCTCATACATATTATATCTGGTAACTATTGTACTTATTGTGTGTTTAGTAAGTGTCTAACAATAACAATGTCTGAGCCAGCGTTCATATAAAACCACCGCCCTTTTGATTCACGCGACTTGATGTCAATCCGTTGCGTGCCATCACCATCGCCCATTGTCGCAGCCTTACCGTCAGGGATCTATCACCTTTCACGTGTAGTCATCTCGTACCAGGTCCGTAACACGACGAATGTGATCAAAGTCGGGAGGGAGAGAAGACAAATAGAATTGGATCCACAGTCTCACCACACAACCACCCCCATCGTTAACGTGGGTCACTGGAGGAGCGGTACGTGTAACCGGAGAGTCGTGCAGTGATCAACGGAGATTGTACCAGCCACCGTGATCCAAGCCGTGTAGCTACGTGTTATCTTCCTTGTTACTTTCGGTACAAGCAATATCTGCAGCATATAACCCTAATTGTATCTTGTGCATGATGAAATCTTGTAATTAGGTGTGGCTTGTGCGACAAGTAATCATTTGAAAGTTTAGACCGAGTCTCATTGGACGAGTTATTTCCAGTTTCGAGCGTTTCCTATTCTACTTCCAATGGTAAACTTGAAATTCTCACATCTTTATATaatcaccaaaacaaaaaatatcatttattacactaaaataataaactaaaatcTATTGCAATGcataatatatagtataatagAATCATACAAGCTTTactacatttaaaataaataataaagccAATTAAAAGATAAATGAGATCTTCTAGATACTCTGCATTATTATCACTAGGAGTGGGTGTTTGGGTACCCATTCGGATTCGGTATGTAACTATTCGAATTTCAGATATTCCGATTCAAAGATTTCAGCTCCATTTgggtatttctaaattttggttttggtttggttcggatttttgcgggttcggttcgggtttgaataacttatttaaattattttaaaatttttaaaattcattatatgcttaaaatttctcaaaatttatatacaaaaaataatatattacttataaatttctcaaaatcaaaaattaatgaTTGAGTATAAAAGTTGAATGAAGCATGGCTGAAGCGCATTCCATGTATGGTTTTGATCacaaatttatttagttttggCAAATTTAATGTAGAAATCAATAGActtgtttattattttgacCACAATTTActgtatttaataaaatttgaataGTTTTAGAAAACCGTTACAAACCAtttaaatccaaaaatataATCTTAACCGTAACCACCTAAACAAAAGTCAGTTTGTAAcatttaaattctaaacccccaaaaaaaagattatacaaAAGTTACCTACATTCTTTTGGTTAGAGCGATTCGAAAATCTTGTAATTTTGTTGATGTCTCATGTCATTACATATTTGGTTGATCAATAACGTTTTGTCTAAGAATattcaagaattttttttcacGAACCAACACTAACTATAAACATGTTTGAAAACTCAAACTACATCAGTTCAATTATTTAATAAGAAGCTTAAATCAAAACAATGCTCCATACCCAACCCAGCGCAAACTCCTTGATATTGTTATCCTCGTTGCCATAGTGAAGTCTGCATAGAACCCAGGACCAAGAGCTCCACCAACAGTGAAAACATAAGCAGACTGTCTCTATAGACTCACTAATGTCTACTTTTTCTCTATACAGAGCTTCTAAAGCACAATGTTCCATGATACGACATCTTTATCCTCAACGCTCTCGAACACCGTAACAGAATCAACCAGTTGTCCGAGCTTTGAGTACATGTCAACAAGCGCAGGATTGGATATGGTTCCTGTCTcaggggaagaagaagagaagaccAAAGCACAAACCTCGGatttagggtttctattcagcaATGGATAGTGGCCGCCGGAAATTGTTAGTGAAAACCGAGATTCACACAAATCGACAACAATCGAAGGTGTTGGTGATGAATCGTGTGAAccctaaaaaaaattctaaaaggtTATTTGGTTTTTCACATCCATTTTAACGTGTGTACAAAATATAGAATTAGTGTAgtaattagttaaaatataagaGTCAATCTaagtaatctatactattatttgcgaagtaaattttcgcaACGGAGCTCCcacattaaaagttagagtggttaatatcgattatacccttaatgaattaaatatataaattagtaacaaataaaaacgaaattttaattaatttgattagataattgattaatattaagaatagtaacaattatccaaaatctgaaaatataattaaaaagaagataatttctgtatatattgtattgttatctgtaaaagtattttagtaaaacttaaaaatataaattatataattaaatattaatctatactattatttgcgaagtaattttTCGCAACGGAGCTCCCACGTTacaagttagagtggttaatatcgattatacccttaatgaattaaatatataaattagtaacaaataaaaacgaaattttaattaatttgattagataattgattaatattaagaatagtaagaattatccaaaatctgaaaatataattaaaaagaagataatttctgtatatattgtattgttatctgtaaaagtattttagtaaaacttaaaaatataaattatataattaaatattaatcaaataaaaattttaattatataattaaaatataatattgagttattttaataatgaatatagtgtacaaagaacttttcaaaaatttatgaaaatgtttaagcccgcatcgcgggcaaaacacctagttttctctataaaatatactaaaaatatagttttcaaTATCTAcataatttgatatatattgTTGGGTCGGTGATTAAACCGTTTTTGTGTAAcacgtatatatataacaagcaTAACCTAATGTGTGGTATATGTCACTCATCTATAAGCAAGCGTGAAAAATTTAGAACCCTAACTAATTTCGCCACCTGTTTCAAACAATTAATGACGACGGTCTCTGATCTTTCCAGATATTTGATCGGGGAGATACTCTCTAAAGTTCCGATTACATGTGTTGGAAAAGTAAGATGCACATGCAAACGATGGAATGCTTCATCGAGACATAGGATAGTTGGTAAAACAGTAGCTAGGCAGTTTATGGGGTTCAT includes the following:
- the LOC103844521 gene encoding uncharacterized protein LOC103844521 isoform X1 → MGFTSVYRSLTQIFPQVDARMLRAVAIEHPKDPDEAASVVLSEILPSLPTDSTQSLSKLSPSIPEREVERDLEDVVSKYHHDGLLVASASKSTSVYSSSSSETIPLVTGRGHDDTSAPSTLPNVGPGVVCHKDVESEEQVQSLGKAPGQELGSYDFFGKCFDVPILPPPQIDLLHVTEDDLASVFPAVPRDGVESTRDFWQKLGFHMTWNQAEDSITSIGSLNAAEKGSCFQVGTGSTHDQSSKSSVTSVNGDAEVGGAFSSSTHGCSVDHLEEIIEYSKTNKKTLLALMDSVTSLMKEVELEEKDAEKSELEAARGGLDTLEKVEEFKKMLKHAKEANDINAGEVYGEKSILATEAKELENRLLNLSEERNKSLAVLVEMRETLEIRLAAALEMKKAAEQEKKAKEDSALKALAEQEAIMEKVVQESKLLQQEAEQNSKLREFLMDRGQVVDSLQGEISVICQDVKLLKEKFDNRVSIPKKAATSSLTSSCGSSVRSLVLETLAEPLNGMLETSSSNNKIPEEEEASSTMNKLKNDCRELLEDGWDIFDKEIEL
- the LOC103844521 gene encoding uncharacterized protein LOC103844521 isoform X2; translation: MGFTSVYRSLTQIFPQVDARMLRAVAIEHPKDPDEAASVVLSEILPSLPTDSTQSLSKLSPSIPEREERDLEDVVSKYHHDGLLVASASKSTSVYSSSSSETIPLVTGRGHDDTSAPSTLPNVGPGVVCHKDVESEEQVQSLGKAPGQELGSYDFFGKCFDVPILPPPQIDLLHVTEDDLASVFPAVPRDGVESTRDFWQKLGFHMTWNQAEDSITSIGSLNAAEKGSCFQVGTGSTHDQSSKSSVTSVNGDAEVGGAFSSSTHGCSVDHLEEIIEYSKTNKKTLLALMDSVTSLMKEVELEEKDAEKSELEAARGGLDTLEKVEEFKKMLKHAKEANDINAGEVYGEKSILATEAKELENRLLNLSEERNKSLAVLVEMRETLEIRLAAALEMKKAAEQEKKAKEDSALKALAEQEAIMEKVVQESKLLQQEAEQNSKLREFLMDRGQVVDSLQGEISVICQDVKLLKEKFDNRVSIPKKAATSSLTSSCGSSVRSLVLETLAEPLNGMLETSSSNNKIPEEEEASSTMNKLKNDCRELLEDGWDIFDKEIEL